Proteins from a single region of Massilibacterium senegalense:
- a CDS encoding anti-sigma factor, protein MKCDKTIIELMHKQLDEEITADEYQLLHQKIKQCPDCKNHFYELMEVETHLKNMKKEFPSEHFVDDLLKQLPKEKKRFQAQRWFVQHPFLVACAIFFVFMFGGTYQSWTEESGQFQVSGAAIEKTNQVVVDHQKQEVVIPAGTVVKDDLIIQNGDLRIEGELHGDAVIINGNQYLANAGEVTGEIEEIDELFDWLWYKIKSMFE, encoded by the coding sequence ATGAAATGTGATAAAACAATTATCGAACTGATGCATAAACAGTTAGATGAAGAAATTACAGCGGATGAATACCAACTTTTACACCAAAAGATCAAACAATGCCCTGACTGCAAAAATCATTTTTATGAACTAATGGAAGTCGAAACGCATTTAAAAAATATGAAAAAAGAGTTCCCGAGTGAACATTTTGTCGATGATTTATTAAAGCAGTTGCCAAAAGAGAAAAAACGATTTCAAGCACAACGATGGTTTGTACAACATCCATTTTTAGTGGCTTGTGCGATTTTCTTTGTCTTCATGTTTGGTGGTACGTATCAGTCTTGGACAGAAGAGAGCGGCCAATTTCAAGTGTCGGGTGCTGCGATTGAAAAGACAAATCAAGTAGTAGTAGACCATCAAAAACAAGAAGTAGTTATTCCGGCAGGCACTGTTGTAAAAGATGATTTAATCATTCAAAATGGGGATTTACGGATTGAAGGAGAGTTACATGGTGACGCGGTCATTATAAACGGCAATCAATATTTAGCAAATGCGGGAGAGGTAACAGGGGAAATAGAAGAAATTGACGAATTATTTGATTGGTTATGGTATAAAATCAAAAGTATGTTCGAATAA
- the sigW gene encoding RNA polymerase sigma factor SigW yields METMDNLEQKKIIKKIKKGDQQAFAQLVEEYKNRVYYVCFRMLGNRQEAEDATQETFLKVYMNIEQYDLSRTFSTWLFRIATNVSIDRLRKKKPDYSLDAEIVGSDGQTMYQQLEADTRSPEIEVETMEVQAWVQEAISTLSPKYRIVITLKYMNDLSLKEISEILDIPVATVKTRIHRGREALRKKLRQFT; encoded by the coding sequence ATTGAAACAATGGATAATCTAGAGCAGAAAAAAATCATAAAAAAAATAAAAAAAGGGGACCAGCAAGCATTTGCCCAACTTGTCGAGGAATACAAAAATCGAGTGTATTACGTTTGTTTTCGTATGCTCGGAAATCGTCAAGAAGCAGAAGATGCTACGCAAGAAACCTTTTTAAAGGTGTATATGAATATTGAACAATATGATCTATCAAGAACTTTTTCAACATGGTTATTTCGTATTGCAACCAATGTATCCATTGATCGTTTACGTAAAAAAAAGCCTGATTACTCTTTAGATGCAGAAATTGTTGGTTCAGATGGACAGACGATGTATCAGCAATTAGAAGCAGATACGAGGAGCCCAGAAATCGAAGTAGAGACGATGGAAGTGCAAGCGTGGGTACAAGAAGCGATTAGTACTTTGTCGCCTAAATATCGGATCGTCATTACGTTAAAATATATGAATGATTTGTCCTTAAAAGAAATAAGTGAAATTCTTGACATTCCGGTAGCAACAGTAAAAACGAGAATCCATCGTGGTAGGGAAGCCTTACGGAAGAAATTACGTCAGTTTACGTAA
- a CDS encoding CdaR family protein, producing MDKMFKSPWFVKITAFLLALMLYFIVTLDESANPAGNPFRVAKETQEQFEVKLVVYYDQNKFIVSNVPKKVTVTLKGQTSLITKTQLNKDYEFFIDLQNVQPGEQQVPVQYKNISNKLDVKVDPKMIDVTIEEKITASFPVKIELMNVNKLPDGFATEKPIANPNVIKVTGTREQIDQISYIKGYIDVEGKKETIQETIPVNVYNKDSEIVDILTDPAVVDVKVPITFPYKEVPLKINRQGSLPEGLSIVSITPEPEKVTVFGPQTVLENIEFVDGGQIDLSKIQEDTTIEVPVTVPKDATKVDPDKVKVHIDVEKEATSTFTKLPIKMAGLSDGFKAFFVTPDSGKIDVVVKGAPSVLESMSQRDIEAYVDLTTLSSGDHDVSIEFNSPQNVKVTAEVKKATIRIKD from the coding sequence ATGGATAAAATGTTTAAAAGTCCTTGGTTTGTCAAAATCACGGCTTTTTTACTGGCACTCATGTTGTATTTTATTGTAACGTTGGACGAATCTGCAAATCCTGCAGGTAATCCATTCCGAGTGGCAAAAGAGACACAGGAACAATTTGAAGTAAAATTAGTCGTGTATTATGATCAAAATAAATTTATCGTATCCAACGTCCCTAAAAAAGTAACCGTGACGTTAAAAGGACAAACGTCTTTAATTACTAAAACGCAGTTAAACAAAGATTATGAGTTTTTTATTGATTTACAAAATGTTCAACCTGGAGAACAACAAGTTCCCGTTCAGTATAAAAACATTTCGAACAAGCTAGACGTAAAAGTAGACCCGAAAATGATTGACGTCACAATCGAAGAAAAAATTACCGCTTCGTTTCCAGTTAAAATTGAATTAATGAATGTTAACAAGCTCCCAGACGGATTTGCGACGGAAAAGCCGATTGCAAACCCAAATGTTATTAAAGTGACAGGTACTAGGGAACAAATTGATCAAATTTCTTATATTAAAGGATACATTGACGTAGAAGGGAAAAAAGAAACAATCCAAGAAACCATTCCAGTCAATGTTTACAATAAAGATAGCGAAATCGTTGATATTCTAACAGATCCAGCCGTAGTCGACGTCAAAGTACCGATTACGTTCCCATATAAAGAAGTCCCACTTAAAATTAATCGTCAGGGTTCGTTACCAGAAGGATTAAGTATCGTATCGATTACGCCAGAACCTGAAAAAGTGACGGTTTTTGGGCCGCAAACAGTATTAGAGAATATTGAGTTTGTGGATGGTGGACAAATTGATTTATCTAAAATTCAAGAAGATACAACCATTGAAGTGCCTGTGACGGTACCAAAAGATGCAACAAAAGTGGACCCTGACAAGGTGAAGGTGCATATTGATGTAGAGAAGGAAGCAACTTCCACCTTCACAAAATTGCCAATTAAAATGGCTGGATTATCCGATGGCTTTAAAGCGTTTTTCGTTACACCAGATAGCGGAAAAATAGACGTCGTTGTGAAAGGCGCTCCATCTGTGTTAGAATCAATGAGTCAAAGAGATATTGAAGCCTATGTTGATTTAACGACGTTATCAAGCGGAGACCACGATGTATCCATTGAATTTAATAGTCCACAAAATGTAAAAGTGACAGCAGAAGTGAAAAAAGCAACAATTCGAATCAAAGATTAA
- the cdaA gene encoding diadenylate cyclase CdaA, which yields MPADFSIWNYLADILDILVVTYVIYKLMMVIRGTKAVQLLKGIIVILLVWAVSYLLGLKTLQWLVNQAITYGLLAIIIIFQPELRRALEQLGRGKFFSRGTSPEEEAVEKHVEAIVKATYYMAKRRIGALMSIERETGMSDYVETGIPLHAKLSSELLINIFIPNTPLHDGAVIIHENEILAAACYLPLSESPFISKELGTRHRAAVGISEVTDSLTVVVSEETGYVSLAKNGELLRNIAEKDLREILLQELAHETPQVTTRWQWRGKRNG from the coding sequence ATGCCCGCTGATTTTTCAATATGGAATTATTTAGCTGATATTTTAGACATCTTAGTCGTCACGTATGTCATTTATAAATTAATGATGGTCATACGCGGAACGAAAGCTGTTCAGTTATTAAAAGGTATTATTGTCATTTTGCTTGTTTGGGCAGTGAGTTACTTATTAGGTTTAAAAACATTGCAATGGTTGGTCAATCAGGCCATTACATACGGTTTGTTAGCGATTATTATTATTTTCCAGCCAGAATTGCGGCGGGCATTAGAACAGTTAGGGCGGGGAAAGTTTTTCTCACGGGGGACAAGTCCAGAAGAAGAAGCGGTTGAAAAACATGTAGAGGCAATCGTAAAAGCTACTTACTATATGGCGAAAAGACGCATCGGTGCGTTAATGAGCATCGAAAGGGAAACAGGGATGAGCGATTATGTAGAAACGGGTATTCCATTACATGCGAAGCTATCTTCCGAACTTTTAATTAATATTTTTATTCCAAATACACCACTTCACGACGGGGCAGTCATTATTCATGAAAATGAAATTTTAGCAGCTGCTTGTTATTTGCCCTTATCAGAAAGTCCTTTTATTTCAAAAGAATTAGGAACAAGACACCGGGCAGCAGTAGGAATTAGTGAAGTGACCGATAGTTTAACCGTTGTTGTCTCAGAAGAAACCGGGTATGTGTCACTTGCGAAAAATGGGGAATTATTGCGGAATATTGCAGAAAAAGACTTACGAGAAATATTATTGCAAGAATTAGCCCATGAAACGCCACAAGTGACGACACGTTGGCAATGGAGAGGAAAACGAAATGGATAA